The Candidatus Cloacimonas sp. genome has a window encoding:
- the topA gene encoding type I DNA topoisomerase, with protein sequence MSKGLIIVESPAKAGTISKFLKNQYNVKASMGHIRDLPEHDLGVKIEQNFQPVYVVDKKKSKIISELKESALAADSVYLASDNDREGEAIAWHLTETLKKELRNKPVYRIVFNEITSQAINEAMQNPGKIDMAKVEAQQARRILDRLVGYEISPLLWKVIAKELSAGRVQSVALRLICEREAEIKAFVPKEFWKIEANFWKGNLAPFKAVLEKLDGKKVEIANEINAIEIVEKIQTAEAKISEIKRSTRNIEPLPPFITSTLQQEASKILGFQAQKTMSIAQVLYEGIDLGGESTGLISYMRTDSTRMAEEAVNRATDLIKERFGADSVNPKVRVFKNKQSAQDAHEAIRPTDPFRTPEGIAQYLTKEQLKLYTLIWQRFIATQMKPVKLLSTNVKISAGKAEFVSSGAQIMEEGFLKAYSYINIPLGEKIHSDYAQADVLEHSPLEKTQHFTTPPSRYTEAALIKELEAKGIGRPSTYAAIISTLRNRKYVTMEKKAFVPTSLGTDVNRFLVDKFDYLFNVQFTAEMESKLDEVEYSKITWNEVVKEYYAQLSELIDKVDVKKEKNNFVQDTGIVCEVCKQGTMLIKHSKGGEFLACSHYPQCKNSKSFTRDENGNIQIVVPTALDEKCPECGSPLMLRHGRYGEFIACSNYPKCKYARPKTLGIKCPECGKGELTAHKSKKGRPFYSCNRYPECKFIINDKPLPIACPKCGNPYLVEKYSSEKGKYKMCPKCKTEME encoded by the coding sequence ATGAGTAAAGGACTAATAATAGTGGAATCCCCTGCCAAAGCAGGAACAATCAGTAAATTTCTTAAAAATCAATATAATGTTAAAGCATCAATGGGGCACATTCGTGATTTGCCTGAACACGATTTGGGCGTAAAAATCGAGCAAAATTTCCAGCCCGTATATGTAGTAGATAAAAAGAAAAGTAAAATAATCTCCGAACTGAAAGAATCAGCATTAGCTGCGGATAGCGTTTATTTGGCAAGTGATAATGATCGCGAAGGAGAAGCAATTGCCTGGCATTTAACGGAAACATTGAAAAAGGAATTGCGAAATAAACCCGTCTATCGCATTGTTTTTAATGAAATTACTTCCCAGGCAATAAACGAAGCAATGCAAAACCCCGGCAAGATAGATATGGCAAAAGTGGAGGCACAACAGGCAAGAAGAATTTTAGACCGTCTGGTTGGTTATGAAATAAGCCCTCTGCTTTGGAAAGTGATTGCCAAAGAACTTTCTGCCGGTAGAGTTCAATCCGTTGCTTTGCGTTTAATTTGTGAACGCGAAGCGGAAATTAAAGCATTCGTTCCCAAAGAATTTTGGAAAATTGAAGCAAATTTTTGGAAAGGTAATTTGGCGCCTTTCAAAGCAGTTTTAGAAAAATTAGACGGTAAAAAAGTGGAAATTGCCAATGAGATAAATGCCATAGAAATTGTGGAAAAAATCCAAACCGCCGAGGCAAAAATAAGTGAAATAAAACGCAGCACTCGTAACATAGAACCCCTTCCTCCTTTTATAACCAGTACTTTGCAACAAGAAGCAAGTAAAATTTTGGGTTTTCAAGCACAAAAAACGATGAGCATTGCTCAAGTTCTTTATGAAGGTATAGATTTGGGAGGAGAAAGCACTGGCTTGATTTCTTATATGCGAACCGATTCCACCAGAATGGCTGAAGAGGCGGTAAATAGAGCTACTGACTTAATCAAAGAACGCTTTGGAGCAGATTCCGTAAACCCTAAAGTGCGGGTGTTTAAAAACAAACAAAGCGCTCAGGATGCGCATGAAGCAATTAGACCCACCGATCCATTCAGAACTCCTGAAGGCATTGCCCAGTATTTAACCAAAGAACAACTGAAATTATACACTCTTATCTGGCAGCGTTTTATCGCTACTCAAATGAAACCGGTTAAATTACTCTCCACCAATGTAAAAATTAGTGCCGGTAAAGCAGAATTTGTTTCTTCCGGTGCTCAGATAATGGAGGAGGGCTTTTTGAAAGCATACTCTTACATAAACATACCTTTAGGCGAAAAAATCCATTCCGATTATGCCCAAGCTGATGTTTTGGAACATAGCCCTCTGGAAAAAACCCAACATTTTACTACTCCGCCTTCCAGATATACTGAAGCAGCTTTAATTAAAGAATTGGAAGCAAAAGGAATTGGACGCCCTTCCACTTACGCTGCCATAATTAGTACTTTGCGGAATCGTAAATATGTGACAATGGAGAAAAAAGCATTTGTCCCCACTTCCTTGGGAACCGATGTAAACCGCTTTTTGGTAGATAAGTTTGATTATCTTTTCAATGTTCAATTCACTGCCGAAATGGAAAGCAAACTGGATGAAGTGGAATATAGCAAAATTACTTGGAATGAGGTAGTAAAAGAATATTACGCTCAACTTTCGGAATTGATAGACAAAGTGGATGTTAAAAAAGAGAAAAATAACTTTGTGCAAGATACTGGAATCGTCTGTGAGGTGTGTAAACAAGGCACTATGTTAATTAAACATAGCAAAGGGGGCGAATTTCTTGCCTGCAGTCATTATCCGCAATGTAAAAACAGCAAAAGTTTCACTCGTGATGAAAACGGCAATATCCAAATAGTTGTCCCCACCGCTTTAGACGAAAAATGCCCTGAATGCGGTTCACCTTTAATGCTCAGACACGGAAGATATGGCGAATTTATTGCCTGTTCCAATTACCCTAAATGTAAATATGCACGCCCCAAAACCTTGGGTATAAAATGCCCTGAGTGTGGAAAAGGAGAATTAACCGCACACAAATCCAAAAAAGGACGCCCTTTTTATTCCTGCAATCGCTATCCGGAATGTAAATTCATTATAAACGATAAACCCTTGCCGATAGCTTGTCCCAAATGCGGAAATCCTTATTTGGTGGAAAAATATAGCAGCGAAAAAGGTAAATATAAAATGTGTCCCAAATGCAAAACCGAGATGGAATAG
- a CDS encoding ABC transporter permease, with protein sequence MNIKDGINSAFQSIFSHKLRSLLTLTGIVIGVLAVVTMFSSVYAIKGLIKKNMEGMGWDNSIIIYPSVGNEDKEMGKNRSHIRRPRQSVPFLNYDDYLALKENLNYKCIYGSLTKQSLYRVGNKVNNIILCATEVDFFKNKSYPIGKGRYFNAYEAENNIPVAVLGYQFAEEYFKDKDPIGQVLILGSHRFTVVGVLAPDVLNAGNGMNFNPWERQRDLKSVYIPLKYGATYIEPNKIIHQIYLQSYSTDDYLKLKNAARQIMLSRHNMYPNFQFMDIGDMILKITTEINKFMDKWNITLIAIASISLIVGGIGLFSTLLISIQERMTEIGIRKSIGATEQDIFFYFIFEALALAFTGAVLGVILAWILITLIAGAIKFPLYLPMQGVAVGLGFSLLIGFLSGLYPAWKATGIDPIQAIYYHE encoded by the coding sequence ATGAATATTAAAGATGGCATCAATAGTGCTTTTCAAAGCATTTTCAGCCATAAACTTAGGTCTCTTTTAACTCTTACCGGTATAGTTATTGGCGTGCTTGCCGTTGTAACTATGTTCTCCAGTGTTTATGCCATTAAAGGACTAATTAAAAAAAATATGGAAGGAATGGGCTGGGATAATTCCATCATTATTTACCCAAGCGTAGGCAATGAAGATAAAGAAATGGGCAAAAACCGCAGCCATATAAGACGCCCCAGACAAAGCGTTCCCTTTCTGAATTATGACGATTATCTGGCTCTGAAAGAAAACCTGAATTATAAATGTATTTACGGTTCATTGACCAAACAGAGCTTATATAGGGTTGGCAATAAAGTAAATAATATTATCCTGTGCGCCACGGAAGTAGATTTTTTTAAAAATAAAAGCTATCCTATCGGCAAGGGACGCTATTTTAATGCCTACGAAGCCGAAAATAACATACCGGTTGCTGTTTTGGGTTATCAATTTGCCGAAGAATATTTTAAAGATAAAGACCCCATTGGACAAGTTTTGATTTTGGGTTCGCATCGTTTCACAGTTGTGGGTGTGTTAGCTCCTGATGTTTTAAATGCTGGCAATGGAATGAATTTTAACCCCTGGGAAAGGCAGAGGGATTTGAAATCTGTATATATACCTTTAAAATATGGAGCCACTTATATAGAGCCCAATAAGATCATCCACCAGATATATCTGCAATCATACTCCACCGACGATTATCTCAAATTAAAAAATGCAGCCAGGCAGATAATGCTTTCCAGACATAATATGTATCCCAATTTCCAGTTTATGGATATTGGCGATATGATCCTAAAAATCACTACGGAAATAAATAAATTTATGGATAAATGGAATATAACCCTTATTGCCATTGCTTCCATTTCTTTGATTGTAGGAGGAATAGGGCTATTTAGCACTTTGCTGATCAGCATTCAGGAAAGAATGACTGAAATTGGCATTCGCAAAAGCATTGGAGCTACGGAACAGGATATCTTCTTCTATTTTATTTTTGAAGCGCTGGCTTTGGCTTTTACGGGAGCTGTTTTAGGAGTTATTCTTGCCTGGATATTGATTACACTGATAGCAGGCGCTATCAAATTTCCCCTTTATTTGCCTATGCAAGGAGTTGCGGTAGGATTGGGTTTTTCTTTGTTAATTGGTTTTCTATCAGGACTTTATCCTGCCTGGAAAGCAACTGGAATTGATCCTATCCAGGCAATTTACTATCATGAGTGA
- a CDS encoding methyltransferase, producing MKIINKITMFLAKKRLLITRVLCTVVILEFILNFHYRIAHTLKNPTAVIISIILIALGAFIRSWSAGIIEKRNRLVMEGPYTLCRNPLYAGSSFMLLGAVLYVNDIWAWLLAGLLILVIFPFTIIKEEKTLSNNFPEDWQSYILTTGRYFPKKIDWKRLKQKWSFQLWLKNREYNMFLLSLLLMGIIIVISF from the coding sequence GTGAAAATAATCAATAAAATAACTATGTTCTTGGCAAAAAAACGATTGCTGATTACCAGAGTCCTCTGCACAGTCGTTATTTTGGAATTTATTCTTAACTTTCACTATCGTATCGCACATACATTAAAAAACCCTACTGCAGTCATAATCAGTATAATTCTGATTGCTTTGGGTGCTTTTATCCGTTCTTGGTCTGCTGGAATAATTGAAAAAAGAAATCGGCTTGTAATGGAAGGACCTTATACTTTATGTAGAAATCCTCTCTATGCAGGCAGTTCTTTTATGTTGTTGGGAGCGGTTTTATATGTGAATGATATTTGGGCTTGGTTGCTTGCCGGTCTGTTGATTTTGGTTATCTTTCCGTTTACCATTATAAAGGAAGAAAAGACCTTAAGTAATAATTTCCCTGAGGATTGGCAAAGTTATATTTTAACCACGGGTAGGTATTTTCCCAAGAAAATTGATTGGAAACGCCTGAAACAAAAATGGTCGTTTCAGCTGTGGCTTAAAAATAGAGAGTATAATATGTTTCTGCTGTCGCTTCTGCTTATGGGAATCATTATAGTAATTAGTTTCTAA
- a CDS encoding phosphatidylglycerol lysyltransferase domain-containing protein: MNGLNLITEEQIPLLQDYLTRFPRRNCDFNVTNLLAWGKIYHNHYLLWQDNLVIFNPQYQNICFPLGDNFTCADLANLVHLFKQEYPKAELNIVPEEYYAQHPEMDNYFEVNEDRAWADYVYEIDKLVKLSGKQLAKKKNLISQFVRAYPDYQVLPVTSDKFEVLLRFTYKWKRERSAEGIYLMTEIKAIENALKMWDTLPCEGIIICLHNKIAAFSIFSPQTENMVTEHFEKFDPEKKGAAQIVNWETARYLQNRFKYLNREQDLGLEGLRQAKLSYQPTFLVKFLETTLKV; encoded by the coding sequence ATGAATGGGCTGAACTTAATTACGGAAGAGCAAATTCCATTATTGCAAGATTATCTCACTCGCTTTCCGCGGAGAAATTGTGATTTTAATGTAACAAATCTGCTTGCTTGGGGTAAAATTTATCACAATCACTATCTGCTTTGGCAGGATAATCTGGTTATTTTTAACCCTCAATATCAAAATATCTGTTTTCCTTTGGGGGATAATTTTACTTGTGCCGATTTGGCTAACCTGGTGCATTTATTTAAACAAGAATATCCTAAAGCGGAGTTGAACATTGTTCCGGAAGAATATTATGCTCAGCATCCTGAAATGGATAACTATTTTGAAGTGAACGAAGATAGAGCTTGGGCGGATTATGTTTACGAAATAGACAAATTGGTAAAACTCTCGGGTAAGCAGCTTGCTAAAAAGAAGAATCTGATTTCACAGTTTGTGCGTGCATATCCTGACTATCAGGTTTTGCCAGTGACCAGTGACAAATTTGAAGTTCTTTTGCGCTTTACTTACAAATGGAAAAGAGAACGCAGTGCCGAAGGTATTTATTTAATGACCGAAATTAAGGCCATTGAGAATGCATTAAAGATGTGGGACACATTACCTTGCGAAGGCATTATTATCTGTTTGCATAATAAAATTGCCGCTTTTTCCATTTTTTCGCCTCAGACCGAGAATATGGTTACCGAGCATTTTGAAAAATTTGATCCTGAAAAAAAGGGCGCAGCACAAATTGTTAATTGGGAAACAGCTCGCTATCTGCAAAATCGTTTTAAATATCTAAACCGTGAACAAGACCTGGGTTTGGAGGGCTTAAGGCAAGCAAAACTATCTTACCAACCAACATTTTTGGTTAAATTTCTGGAGACCACGCTAAAAGTTTAA
- a CDS encoding GNAT family N-acetyltransferase, translating into MKITAKCKIVKETDTQAILELYRQAGWWSTEDKESDWETINKIVANSFCFVIAIFNDQIIGMGRAISDGVSDAYIQDVTVLKEYRRQGIGKQIVSTLINFLQEQKLQWIGLISEPGYENFYQGLGFKVMNSYTPFLLSDK; encoded by the coding sequence ATGAAAATCACAGCAAAGTGTAAAATTGTTAAAGAAACCGATACACAGGCAATATTAGAACTTTACCGTCAAGCGGGATGGTGGTCAACTGAAGACAAAGAATCCGATTGGGAAACAATCAACAAGATCGTTGCCAATTCCTTTTGCTTCGTTATTGCTATTTTTAATGATCAAATTATAGGTATGGGCAGAGCTATAAGTGACGGTGTAAGTGATGCTTATATACAAGATGTAACCGTGCTGAAAGAATATCGACGGCAAGGAATCGGAAAGCAAATTGTTAGCACTTTAATCAACTTTTTGCAAGAACAAAAACTGCAATGGATAGGGTTAATCAGTGAGCCGGGTTATGAGAATTTCTATCAGGGCTTGGGCTTTAAAGTGATGAATTCCTACACGCCTTTTTTATTAAGTGATAAATAA